GCGCGCGATATGTTCACTAAGCTGATCGCCGCCGGGATCACGGCCTTTCTGGGTTTCCAAGCCGTCGTCAACATTGGCGGCGTGATTCGCATGCTGCCGATGACCGGCATCACGCTCCCCTTTGTGAGTCATGGCGGCTGGTCGTTATTGACGAGTTTCTTTATGCTCGGCGTGTTAATGGCAATCTCCCATCGGAATAACAAGACTTCAGACCTCAGACCTCAGACCTCAGACCTCAGACCAGAAGCTTTGAAGGCACGAGGTTGGCGCGCAGGGGGAAAGGGGAAACAGTAATGGCCCGAGATTTTATGAAAATCAAAGCGTGGCAGTTGGCAGATGATTTGGTTGTTGCCGTTTATGGAACAACGAAGACTTTCCCCCGCGAAGAATTATTTGGACTGACTTCTCAATTACGGCGTGCGGCTTATTCGGTGCCTGCCAATATCGCTGAAGGGGCAAACCGGAGCAGCAAAAAAGACTATCTGCATTTTCTTTCAATCGCCGCTGGCTCGTTGGCCGAAACCAGATATTTTCTACACCTATCAAATCGCCTGGGATATTTGGCAGATGCCAATTATCAGCAGTTTTGTGCACAAGCTGAAGAAACCAGCAAAACGCTTTCCGGTCTGGTGGCTGCCATTCAAAAAGAGTTGGTAATTCAAGCTACCAAGTTGATCCTACTGCTCCTCGGTCTTGCTGCATCGTTATTCACACTCTTTAGGGCAGTTGGTCTGAGGTCTGAAGTCTGAGGTCTGAGGTCTGAAGTCTGAGGTCTGCAAGAATGCCGCTAAGAATCACAGTGGGGACCGTCACGGATCGCGGGTTAAACCCGAAACGCGCCACGAACGAAGACCGTTTGCTGGCCCTCCCACAGGCACGCCTGTTTCTCGTGGCAGATGGCGTGGGTGGGCGGCGCGGCGGCCAAGTCGCCAGCCAGACCGTGGTGGATGTGTTTAACCAGGCCTTCAACGCTCAGCCGCGCCAGGGCAATGATTTGCTGACGGCGCTCAAACAAACGATTCACCTTTCCAATCGCAGCATTTACGAAGCGGCTAACGAATTGACTGAATTGCACGGCATGGCGACGACAGTAGCCTTGGTGGCGGCCTTGAATGACAACCGCGCGATCATCGGGCACGTCGGGGACAGCCGTGTCTATCGCTTCGATGGCCGCGATTTGATCTGCGAAACCGAAGATCATAGCGAAGTGAATGACGCCGTGCGTTCAGGTGTGTTGAGCGCCGCCCAGGCTGCGCATCATCCGCGCCGCAACGTCATCAACCGCGCCCTCGGCGCGGAAGCCGATGTCGAAGCTGATTTCAAAATCGTGCCGCTCAACGAACACACCAGTTTTCTGTTGTGCAGCGATGGCGTCACCCGCCATCTCAACGACGCCGAGTTGGCCGAACTGATGCGCGCGCATCTGCATCCACAAAAGTTTTGCGCCCAGGTCAAAGAGATTTGTTTTGAACGCGGGGCCGAAGACAACCTGACCGCTGTGGTGGTGGATTTCGGCGACCGTCGTTACGCCGATGAACAAACGCGCCCGGCGATTGCGCGGTTGCGCGCGGCCTCAAAAGGCGCGGCCTCAAGCGGCGGTTCCCGTTTCCAGGTTGAGTTCGGCGACCCCAGCGGCCCGCTTTCGTCGCCGGTGATTGACCGTTCCGGTAGTCGGCCCGCTGCCGGGAATGCTACCGAAACGGAGGCCGTGACGGATTCGGCGCGCTTGCGCCAGGCGGCGTCGCGTGAAAAAGAAACGCGCGATCTGGCTGCTCGCCCAACTGAGGATGGTTTGCACGCGGGCGCAAACGAGCGGCAAACCACTGCTAATGCCAAGTCCTGGATTCAACCGGCGGCAGAGCGCCCCCGGAACCATGCGCCACAGCCCAGCGCGCCACCGCCCAGCGTGCCCAACAGTTCGGGTGACAACAAAGGGCGTGACATGTTGTTGCTGGGGTTTTATCTGGTGTTGTTGATGTTGGCGTTTGGGGTGGGGCGTTATTACAACGAGTTGCTGGCCTGGGTGACCGGTGAGCCAGCCGCCGCCCTCAACCGGACGACGATCAACCCAGGCAGGAGCGATCCCGAACTGGCGGCGGCGCGCGCCTTGTTTGAAGAGCGGCGCTATGACAAAGCGCGCGAACGGCTGGCCCAATTGGCGGCGGCCAAACCCGAAAATGCCGAGTTGCGCTATTGGCTGGGGCGCGCCGATTACGAAATGAAACAGTATCCAGACGCCGTCAAGCACCTGAACGAAGCGGCGCGCCTGGATGCCACTTTGCCGGATCTTTATGTGCACCTGGCGCTCGCTTATTCGGCGCTGAACGACAAAAAGAATATGGAAGAGAGCTTGAAGAAAGCTTTGCAATGATTGCGGGTTGTAGATTGCGAATTGCAGCTTTGAAGTTCCGCAATCCGCAATCCGCAATCCGCAATCCGCAATCCGCAATCGAAAAATGCCCGAACTGCGACTCGAAAACAGCTTGGTGGATGAACGCTACGAGGTGCACGAACGCCTGGGTCTCGGCAGCTATGCTGAAATCTGGGTGGCGCGCGATCATCTGGCGGGTGGCCGCGAAGTCGTCTTGAAAGCCTTGAACACCAGTTTGCAAGGCACGCCCGACGCCGACCTCGAACGCACGCTAGTCGAGAACTTTCAGAACGAAGCCATTGCGCTCGACACGGTGCGCCATCCGCACGTGATCCTGCGACTGGGCCACGGCACGGCGGCGGATTTGCGTGGCGTGCCCTTTCACTATCTGGTGCTCGAATACATGCCGGGCGGCGACCTGTTACGTTTATGCCGCTGCCAGCCCGGCAATCGTTTAGGCTTGGAGCGGGCGCTCTTCTTTTTCAAACAGGCTTGCGAAGCGCTTGCTTACGCGCACAGTCAGGGCATCATTCACCGCGATTTGAAGCCGAATAACTTATTGCTGAGCGCCGAGCCGCAAACTTTGAAGGTCGCTGATTTTGGCGTCGCCAAACTCACCAGCGGCGAAGCCACCGAAATCACCCGTGTCGGGGCGGGCATTTACGCACCGCCCGAACATCATCCCGATGAAGTCGAGCCGCATGGCCGGGTCGAACGTTTGACCGCCGCCGCCGACATTTA
This window of the Acidobacteriota bacterium genome carries:
- a CDS encoding four helix bundle protein, with product MARDFMKIKAWQLADDLVVAVYGTTKTFPREELFGLTSQLRRAAYSVPANIAEGANRSSKKDYLHFLSIAAGSLAETRYFLHLSNRLGYLADANYQQFCAQAEETSKTLSGLVAAIQKELVIQATKLILLLLGLAASLFTLFRAVGLRSEV
- a CDS encoding protein phosphatase 2C domain-containing protein; translated protein: MPLRITVGTVTDRGLNPKRATNEDRLLALPQARLFLVADGVGGRRGGQVASQTVVDVFNQAFNAQPRQGNDLLTALKQTIHLSNRSIYEAANELTELHGMATTVALVAALNDNRAIIGHVGDSRVYRFDGRDLICETEDHSEVNDAVRSGVLSAAQAAHHPRRNVINRALGAEADVEADFKIVPLNEHTSFLLCSDGVTRHLNDAELAELMRAHLHPQKFCAQVKEICFERGAEDNLTAVVVDFGDRRYADEQTRPAIARLRAASKGAASSGGSRFQVEFGDPSGPLSSPVIDRSGSRPAAGNATETEAVTDSARLRQAASREKETRDLAARPTEDGLHAGANERQTTANAKSWIQPAAERPRNHAPQPSAPPPSVPNSSGDNKGRDMLLLGFYLVLLMLAFGVGRYYNELLAWVTGEPAAALNRTTINPGRSDPELAAARALFEERRYDKARERLAQLAAAKPENAELRYWLGRADYEMKQYPDAVKHLNEAARLDATLPDLYVHLALAYSALNDKKNMEESLKKALQ